aaatttataaactggATATACTACTTAAGATTAATGACACTAGGTTCAGTCAAGAAAATGCTTTTGTTAATCAaaggtattttattaacattaaagaaTTACATAATCAGCCCTGTTTCTGAGCTAGTTCTCTTGCTTTTGCCTTTTCTAATTTGGCAATACGAGCGGCAGATTTAGAACCAAGCATACCACCTCCCCAGTGTCTCTTGATTTCTTCATAACGGtcattgtaatttgttttcaCAGCTTCAACAACCTTTGTTAAAGTTGCTCTGTCACCAAAATCAACCtagaaacaaacaattttaattatttatacatcaactaagtatataaataaaaaaaattgaggtaattCATTCTGAATGGATCATTCCTTGTCAAGTGGTCTAGTTTCAAAAATCATCCCCAGTTGACCATCTCCAAATACCATCAAATTTTTGATGGAGGTTACCCATCGTCTGAAATGCCATTTTACAAAATTGCAGCTCTTTAACTGCTATGGCTGATTTTTTTGTCGCCTCTTGAAAAACAGTACATACTTACAGTTTGTGGActcttgtaaaaattgttatatttgacTAAGAATTTTGACAgcaataatatagtataataataataataaatgtcacaGTTTTTAATGACagacatataaaatattttacttatgttctaaataatatttacaggaagTAACACAGCCAATTTCAGGAAATATATTACACTCTCTCTGAATATAGTAGGACACAAGATGCCAAAATAATGgagtttattgaataaaattgccCTGTTACATTAACAACTTTccatagttaatttaatttatagtaagaGCTTGTTCTTGTGTgtcataaaatataagaataaatgggaaattataaaatataaacacggtTTTTATACTGTTATACACCTTAAggatgcgcgcgcacacacgcacacagtCCTGTACCATTTGAATTCCTCAGTCAGTCAAATCACCATGAATATAGAAATTCAACTTCTTTGCATTATTAAGTTAAACCAAAAGAACAAACTAATACTGCTTAACATTATTTGCTCTTCCAGTTATTTTTTCCCTCCTACCATGCTATGCTGCtggtttatttgtaatttgacaGGATGGTCAGGTCAGCTTTCTTGAATGTCCTAGAGAATTTTTTATGACtcatcaaaatgttattttaaactcTCCCCAGATATTTTCCCAAGACACAACACTGCATCACTATGCCAAGACGATAAATATAATGCGATAATTGAATAAACGGTCTATAGAAGGATGGGCAATGCATAAATAGTAGAAAAATCAGAATAGTTTATAGTTCTGATAAATTCATGCTTTTGGAGACGTTAGACATTGCTCTCTCGCAATCTAAGTCAAATTCCTCATTTACAATATACAAGagaattcacttaaaaataactttctaatgAGGAAAATATAAATAGCACATTTAGTAgctaaaatcaatgaaaaaaaaaaaaatacctgctAGAAAAAGCCTTTTGCACaatcaatatttacttaatattaacatgtccttcaataaataaaatgctgaaaaaaccatataggaaattaaaaaatgaaatagtatttAACCAGCAACCATTATTTTACTATCAAAACCATaccatatttacattaatattaattttggccCTAAGCAaacaattcagttttatttttgattttataaaaatgacagaaaaatcAATCGGATAAATTTCTGCATTCAGTCTTTATAAATCTTTCCTGTGTCAAccatattttcacaaaaaataaaataaataataataggtagaaaatgcaaataatttgaaatttgtttaattaaaactggCTCAGcagtttaaacttttttatgtgtaacctccaggaccacagttaggtattgcttcagaagatgatatgaataatttttagcacgtgtgaaattgccatgcctgaccaggatttgaactcgggacctctggatgaaaggcagagacgctatcaCTTGCTCGACTTTCAGTGACTTTCAAACACTGGTCAGTCAGtctggtaaaaataattataagatttgaatattatttggtaaaagaagagaaaatgaaaatacaataataatcctGTCTACACTCCTGCtagaacattttcatttatattatgtaccatataaactaaaataattaagctGATACTTGTAGATAGAATCCTAAGACTAAAACCTACCTGCGTCAGAGCCACACAAGTGCATGTCTTCCTGTTCACAAGACGTCCTAATCTGGCTTTACCTTTGATTATGCAATATGGTACACCCATCTTTCTGCAAAGGGCTGGCATGAATAAAACaagctgaaaaaaaatgaattatttacaaacttattgaaattaagatttcatactaacaaaaaaattgataattttacacattttcatcAGTTAAGATAGCATTCACCCAGCTTAATATAGATCTAGTCATTAATTTTTCAAGGGAAATATCAACTATTAACTGAGACTAACGTATCACCACTGAACCTGAATAATTCACACACAAATCTGACTGAACTTGAGCGATACGTTTTGGTAAACATGGTGGCTAACAGTAACGAGATCAAAATTTAATtccagtaaagaaaaataaatttataacaaaattcttcataaacaaaagtatatgtatttaaaaagcaTATAATATGTTAGTGTTCTTCACTAACATATTAAGaaccttttcacttttttttttggaggggaaaTTCATTACTTAAAGGTATACAAGCttgcaatatattaaaaaaccgtTTGACATATACCAAAGATGAagcaaaaaatatgtaagatATAAGTAAAGTTTACGAGTAATAAGGCAAACAAGCACTCCTAATTTTgactaataaagtaatattaatactcTGAAAGAGCTTCacagagtaataattttttacattacaaagtATTATATAACAATTCTAAGAATAGATTTTCTGCTTTTTTTGATGTTTAGATATTGTGTTCTGATACCAAGCATATTTTCTAAGGTgtattaatgtatgaaaaaatttcaaggtGATCAAGTAATTGCTCATAATTACCAGCAattgtaacattatttaatattatacattaatactGCAAAAGATATATTCTCAATTTGTTgtgcgtaaataaaaattatccgcATAGATCATACACCCAAAACACAAAGaaacaatacatattttaattaaaatcattacctCAATAGGATCTACATCATGGGCGATGACAACAACCTGAGCTTTCTTTTGTTCAATTAATTTAGTGACTGTATTACAGCCTTGACGAAGAACGTTAGGTCTCTTGGTTGGTGCATCCTCTTTCTTTGCAACCTTGGTTTCAGCACGTGCTTTAAGACGAGCTTTCTTTGCTTCAGCTGTTTCTGGCTTATACTTCTCTAATATTTTGAACAACTGGGTAGCtgtaattagaaaaagaaatcaatttcaaCAGAATAAACCAAATTAAGTAAGAAATTTAAGATCAAACATAAAATacagcataaaaaattttaacattcattaagatataatttataacttaataaaaattaaaatgaaaaaaaaaaacaagcattatAAGGTAACACTACATAATATGTTCACAAAATAATctaatgtggataccacatgactttctttacgctatttaaattacatatacacattttaaaaagtacatataagttttacaatcagaggttaatcattattaataaatcagtgtatttaaattaaaaaaaaaaataaaataaaggagatgaagtcaaatttgaactgatgtgcttctaagatgcaaatatttccattaataaaattttatttggctttaactctgaaaccaatgaaagtaccacttatgatataccattgaaaagctctcagtgagagcttattactgcagttaagaagaagtccaaaatccaaatatttttttggattttggactctttatGATGCTTtaggtccagttgattgcaatcaaaaaaggaggtgcacaaatagataacagtcttaaatccaaaatttcaacattctatggctaattgtttttgagttatgcaagatacatacatatgtcatgacaaaactagtcaaaatgaattcagggatggtcaaaattgatatttccattgaaatctgaaaaccaacattttttgtaatcaaaatacttcctttacttcatacaaggaggtaaaaaaagATTCTCATCTCTCTGTTGTATGTTCAGCACTttgagaaaaaagtttattataatcattGGTCTGTATATGTTCAGTTTCTTgcctacattttttgtttttatgataaaacttgATACCTTAAGAACAGATtaagctatttttataaaattattggcaCACATTGTATAACTCTTAATAACCAagcaaatatgattattttactttttctaatttcaaaataacCACAATAATTTCTTTTGGTAATATACCTATAACTGTTAAAGGTTTATTAGATAACCtagatattaaacatttaattgataacaaaatgacacattttttcaaatatgatttcACATAATCATGGTTTAAAATACATGTCTTAATATATTTCAAGTGAAAGTAACAGACTGAATTTTATGCAGGActtgtctattttttaaaaatataacatttctcaATTTTACTTTAACATAACTTAATTACATAGCAAAATTATGCAATGTTATCATAGCTTTACTAATGCAGATTTAATGCACAGCTTTCGATTTCATATTTTAAGGtacaagatacatacatacacacgctACTTacaatttcacaaaatattacaaattcgCAATATAATCCTAaagcaaataatattaatcttatcTTATTGTATCTTAAGAAGATAGCcagtaaaaatttctctaaacatTTTACTTCTACATAACTAGATCATTTTCCTCATATTTATACCAAACATTTACTTATGTATAACACATaacaagtgtttttgtttttgtaagtcCATCACCAATCAATTTGCTGGTTTTAATCCATACTGGAGGATGGATCTCTTTTGCAATTTTGAATTGCCTATCAAAATCACTTTGGCATTTCATAACATGCAATAAGCATTTTCTCCTTTTGAGAACgtgataagaaaagtaaaatcttCAATTGCCATGACTTTTGTGTTTATAACATCTGCTTTAAATTTCTTACTCAATTTTTGACGGTGACCACATCACGTAGACTAACACATCTGTTTTCCAGTGTAGTGTCGTgatacacattaaaaatttatctttttctgaaCATATCAATTCAAAACAATATAGCACTCATACTTTATCTTGTGTTgttcaaaacataaataagaaGCAAACCCTCACAAAACTAATATAACAGAGATTAATGAGGacaattaaaaacatgtaaaaatttttgtgGATATCCTCAAATGAGTAACAAATCCTGCCTAATTAATTTATCACGGACAAGACGACAAGCTTACTCTCTCCATATCAAATTTCTACACATACTTATACTGCAGTTTCATAAATAGAAACTGCTATAGACATACAGCTATAGTTTCAATTATAGAAACTAatgacaattattaattattataaaatgttaacttcTACTCACCACTATAACTAACCTGTTTGTTTATCAAGGGCTTGTGTGAACTGGTTTATTGGTGGTGGAACCTTTAAACGTTTTTGTAATACAGCTTTTTGGCGCTGGATTCTGACATATTTTGGCCATTTGACAAATCTGCTCAAATCTCTCTTAGGTTGAATGTCTTGACCtgtaacagaattttttcttttaaaaactctcatattttatatatatagtctttAGGTATGTAACAtcttgatacaaaaataaaatctaacagtaaaacttaattacataaaaaaaaaacttattttttacaatatatacttaattatatatatatattttttattattattatatatgtaaaaattaaggtatttttttcttttagtaaaacaaatttcagATGAAGAAACATCACactaatcagttaataaaatattgctaatatATTTCCATCAGATTCGTCTTCCTCTTTTTCTACCTGGAAAACCAGCTTAATTCAGAATTATTCCAGTAGGAAAATTCCTTTTGAAAAAATGGCTATCAAAATACactaataatctaattattttgatgaaataatttttttttaaatagcaactaTCAGTGGAGTTCTGTAAAGCTTTCTCCATAACACCACtgatatatacaatttatttctaattgtGAACAACAGTGCAGCACATGAGTACTGCACCTCAAGTGCCTTCTTTTTTTAGCTCCTCAGAGATGGTTGAGGAAGGTGATACAGCAAACTGTCGCCTTCTGCATTCAATTCTTAACCAGctgtttattacaaatttgtatGCTGTTCTTTGTTTTGGTTAAATTGTTTTTCTcagactgtaataaaaaaaagtatacctatCTAGATACACTTATTTGCTACAATTAATGCTTACACAAAAAAATGTCTGATTCTGAacatcaaaatgaacaaaagatattctaccaacaaaaaaaacatcaaaaaatcaGATTGATAAATCATTATAATACCAGTTGATTCAAGAAAGATTTCACAACTttataagcatataaaaatttatttagataacttacagattcggttgaagtctcatttcatggTAAACCACATGAAGTTTTGACCCACATgcagttcattagtactgaattcagccactagtgttgttaaaaatggatacatttactggtgcggaatgTGCTTGCTGCAAGTTTTGGTTccatgatttgcagtcagcaactgcagttcaatgtaattttctaggagagtacggtagggagcctcttACTAAGCATACTACTTACTATTAGCACTAAACCTTCACTGAGATAGATTGTTCTCTGTTAAACATACAATCACCAGGACGTCCATGCATCCTTGAAGCTGTTACGGAACAAGTCTAAAGAAATCTTTGCATGTAGTCTAAAGAAATTAACTCAACATGCATCACATGAGACTTGCAAAAGAATTGTTTGGAGCATATTACATAAACAACTGCACCGActgaagccgtacaaactaactgtggttcaacacattacagataaAGACAAAGTTGCTTGACTGCAGTTTAGTATGGAAATAATGGAGAGATGcaaactatacatttttaaacaatgtcaTTTTTAGTGATGGGTCAAAATTTCACATTGGTTGCTAGGTGAACACTCATAACTGTTGAATATGGGGTATTGAAAACGCTCATAAAAATTTGCAGCACATTCATGATAGCTtaagtcaatgttttttgtgctctACGTAAACTAAGACTGTACCCAATTCCTCCGTTAGATGATGACCAAAATGGATGCCGCCAGTACTATCAGCAAGAAAGGGCACCACCTCAATATCACCTAGAAATCAGAGATTTTTTTGATACTTAATTCCCAGGTCAGTGTATTAGTCATGAAGATCCAACTGGGTGgtcacctcgctccccagatttgacagttggattttttcttgtgggattcCATTAAAGATAGGGTTTACACAACACCTTTTTCTGCTGGTCTTATTAAGCTAAGACTATGAATTAACGCCGAAACTGCAGAGGTAATGCcagacttgctggctacagtctggaatgaaattaaGTTCAGGTGGGATGCGTCGCATTGCATATGGAAGCCACATCAAACCAAAGTGAGAATGTTGGGTGACGAACTTGATgtgttttctatgaaatgagatcttgACCAAATCTGCATgcaagttatctaaataaacttttacatgcttttaaaattatgaagtccttttttaatcacTCAGTATTTAGTACACATGGTTACACAAACTTtctccaataaaataaaaaattacggtgtACATGTTCATAGTTTCAAAATGGCAGCCgcattaatatcttaattttttacagcTTGATCCTCAGACCAATTTTTACAATCTGATGTTAACAAAATAAACCCCATACAAtttattcattaagtttttaCCAGATGgttgattatatattaaaatttcattatattctgaGAATCCCCATGACAACTTTactcataaatgaataattaaagttacataaagtttctatttttctaagatatttttattttaaattgttctctGATCACAATATTACAGTTGATAAAAAAAGTCACAttcacaaacataaaaatttaagggTTGTGATATTAGGCCACTTTCATAATGAACACATTACCACTGTgatataacaataaatgaaatggATTGGACCTAAACTTTCTTAATGTACTAACAAAAACACACACCCACTATTAGGGAAGTGCTGAATGTAACAAGAAAATACCACTGGTTTGAGTTTGTGATACCACAAAGAAGATCATAAAAACTCATAACCACAAAACAAAATGCTATGtccataatttatttcttctactataatatgtttatatatgtattcatTTGTAATACCACTTCAATCCGATTAAAAAATCAGATTGTGGTTCAACGGTTAATGTAAACTAGCCTTAAAGAACATTTTCAACtgcattatttagaaaattaatatcatgtatatataattaaccacccagattttaatatattaagatataCAGATAAGGGAAACTTAAAAGAATATGACTGCTCAGTATGTCAgttaacaacatttaaaaatgttttttaaaaagaaaaaaaacaaatttcaggtGAAGAAATTCGTTTACATCATAGCAGTCATTTAATCAAACATTAAATCAGGATGATCTAATATACTGGTGGGGGAAACAATCATAAAAATgcgagtataaaaaaatttatgctggagttttcataataaaaaatgtttcaatactATAATCAACTACATAACTATATAtaagctataaattaaaaaaatacatacctaTTCCAAAATTCCTTGGCCTTTTTTCAAAAAGAGggtttacaacttttttaactTCTTGTTTCTTTACAGCTAATGGAGCAGCTGCTACCTTTTTCCCAACCTTCTTCTTGggctaaaacaaaacaaaaagaaaagttcaCATGGTACAATCAAATGTAggtaaacgatttattttaagcggtaataaattttaagtttaagatAGATGAAGtatctcaattttttattagtcACAGGTTGATTTGAGACTAAAATTGCagccaagaaaataaaaactaacaaacaaaattaattacataattaataaatttggaatagcataattaagaattttatcgGTGAAAAAGTAAAACCAAATTGATCCAGTTCATGGAGTTCATATTTATGATGAATGAGAGATCCTTTTCATCtattttcagatataaatttacttataaaagtaatctgataaTTATTACTTCAAGGATTCACTAagaacttctttttttgtattaagttgcaagttaaatattattttagcaaactttcatttccaaaattcaattaagtaaaatattaatattttaaactatttcacttaatgaaaacacaaaaacccgtcccaaatatttattttaattgaccaAGTTAATGTGATGTGACAAggtctcttttttaataaaacttcccaaaaaaaaaaaaactttaaaaaatgtgaaatacaaaaacaaactgCATACCACTTACTGACATTTATAacttttcctaattaaaaaatgatttgcttccactatataaaaaacagatttattaaccCTTTGAATCCCATTTGATTTTCAGGATAACAGCGATGTAAGCATAACATGAACATAAAACTCAACATtcttattcagaatatttataaaattaatcctcaagagaacaattataattttgctgtatacatcaaaatatatacacttggaaaaagccaggcgatactgcaaggtatcagatagattatatcatggtaaagcaaagatttagaaatcaactcgttgactgcaaaacttaccctggagcagacattgatagcgaccataatttggtgataatgaaatgtagattggggtttaaaaacctgaagaaaaggtgtcagatgaatcggtggaatttagagaagcttgaggaagaggaggtaaagaagatttttgaggaggacatcgcaagaggtctgagtaaaaaagataaggtagaaaatgtagaagaagaatgggagaatgttaaaaaggaaattcttaaatcagcagaagcaaacttaggcggaataaagagaactggtagaaaacattgggtttcagacgatatattgcagctgatggatgaacgtagaaaattgtgatgaagaaagtaaaaggaaatatcggcaattaagaaatgctataaacaggaagtgcaaactggcgaaagaagagtggattaaagaaaagtgttcagaagtggaaagagaaatgaacattggtaaaatagacggagcatacaggaaagttaaggaaaattttggggtacataaattaaaatctaataatgtgttaaacaaagatggtacaccaatatataatacgaaaggtaaagtcgatagatgggtggaatatattgaagagttatacggaggaaatgaattagaaaatggtgttatagaggaagaagaggaagttgaggaggatgaaatgggagaaacaatactgagatctgaatttaagagaccattaaaagatttaaatggcagaaaggctcctggaatagacggaatacctgtagaattactgcgcagtgcaggtgaggaagcgattgattgattatacaaactggtgtgtaatatttatgaaaatggggaatttccatcagacttcaaaaaaagtgttatagttatgataccaaagaaagcaggggcagataaatgtgaagaatacagaacaattagtttaactagtcatgcatcaaaaatcttaactagaattttatacagaagaattgagaggagagtggaagaagtgttaggagaagaccaatttggtttcaggaaaagtatagggacaagggaagcaattttaggcctcagattaatagtagaaggaagattaaagaaaaacaaaccaacatacttggcgtttatagacctagaaaagtctttcgataacgtagactggaataaaatgttcagcattttaaaaaaattagggttcaaatacagagatagaagaacaattgctaacatgtacaggaaccaaacagcaacaataacaattgaagaacataagaaagaagccctaataagaaagggagtccgacaaggatgtcccctatcgccgttactttttaatctttacatggaactagcagttaatgatgttaaagaacaatttagattcggagtaacagtacaaggtgaaaagataaagatgctacgatttgctgatgatatagtaattctagccgagagtaaaaaggatttagaagaaacaatgaacggcatagatgaagtcctacgcaaaaactatcgcatgaaaataaacaagaacaaaacaaaagtaatgaaatgtagtagaaataacaaagatggaccactgaatgtgaaaatatgaggagaaaagattatggaggtagaagaattttgttatttgggaagtaaaattactaaagatggacgaagcaggagcgatataaaatgccgaatagcacaagctaaacgagccttcagtaagaaatataatttgtttacatcaaaaattaatttaaatgtcaggaaaagatttttgaaagtgtatgtttggagtttccctttatatggaagt
This DNA window, taken from Lycorma delicatula isolate Av1 chromosome 7, ASM4794821v1, whole genome shotgun sequence, encodes the following:
- the RpL7A gene encoding ribosomal protein L7A, which codes for MVQKKPKKKVGKKVAAAPLAVKKQEVKKVVNPLFEKRPRNFGIGQDIQPKRDLSRFVKWPKYVRIQRQKAVLQKRLKVPPPINQFTQALDKQTATQLFKILEKYKPETAEAKKARLKARAETKVAKKEDAPTKRPNVLRQGCNTVTKLIEQKKAQVVVIAHDVDPIELVLFMPALCRKMGVPYCIIKGKARLGRLVNRKTCTCVALTQVDFGDRATLTKVVEAVKTNYNDRYEEIKRHWGGGMLGSKSAARIAKLEKAKARELAQKQG